In the Desulfobacteraceae bacterium genome, one interval contains:
- a CDS encoding PRC-barrel domain-containing protein, translating to MEFRKSAHVISHTGQRLGRLHRVVVNPEDGEVTHLVVQKGHLFKEDKVIPVSEIATTTEDTVTLQKGAVDPDSYPDFEEDAFIPVGRFEDFRDHEAEEARRLIWYHTGISTPWWAVGLDERTSKPLFVRKGRRSIPEGTIPLEEGAVVLDAEGARLGKVVKVYAEPEEHRVTHIVVAHGMLNREEKLIPSAWIKHVFEDSVRLTVDKDFVANLPPAEEAS from the coding sequence ATGGAATTCAGGAAAAGCGCGCACGTCATCTCCCATACGGGGCAACGCCTCGGCCGCCTCCATCGGGTGGTGGTAAATCCGGAAGACGGCGAGGTGACCCACCTGGTCGTCCAAAAGGGCCATTTGTTCAAGGAAGACAAAGTGATCCCGGTGAGCGAGATCGCCACCACGACGGAAGACACTGTCACACTGCAAAAAGGGGCGGTCGACCCGGACAGCTACCCCGACTTCGAAGAGGACGCTTTCATCCCCGTCGGCCGCTTCGAAGATTTTCGGGACCACGAGGCCGAAGAGGCGCGCCGTCTGATCTGGTACCACACCGGCATCAGCACACCCTGGTGGGCGGTCGGCCTGGATGAGCGCACGTCGAAGCCGCTATTCGTCCGCAAGGGACGGCGCAGCATACCGGAGGGCACCATCCCGCTGGAGGAGGGGGCCGTGGTTCTGGACGCAGAGGGTGCGCGATTGGGCAAGGTGGTCAAAGTCTATGCCGAACCCGAAGAACACCGCGTGACCCACATCGTAGTCGCCCACGGGATGCTGAACAGAGAAGAAAAGCTGATTCCCAGCGCCTGGATCAAGCATGTTTTCGAGGATTCGGTGCGGCTAACGGTGGACAAGGATTTCGTGGCCAACTTGCCGCCGGC